One window from the genome of Xiphophorus hellerii strain 12219 chromosome 16, Xiphophorus_hellerii-4.1, whole genome shotgun sequence encodes:
- the LOC116736126 gene encoding uncharacterized protein LOC116736126 isoform X3 has product MTFRIFGKISVLILFVRILQIYAASECKSKNITCAEIRVAEGFRYEHECPEGSEIALERNNKMNFGSADLRKQLFNFLPPVVKMDNHSVITEDCQDLNITCTLTTENLEKLAGEKCVNFKSIPAENFPPGNPSVSPGPPIQHQRNLGWIAVLVILLVIFGLTSYYCWKNHKRGGIVNCLQRNQEGSGFPIVQTGDLEGQNNADVRNGEDPRGCGENDRDALQSVMSGNKGSPNTTTPSDHNPMNGKMNEEPGGINGTKGRGNIRELNGRGAAAHHHTEEQPLLPDQQTANGDFNRSYVAVTLVNELSSNQEPVTRCSATPDADVESTYSEKPTN; this is encoded by the exons ATGACCTTCAGAATATTTGGCAAGATTTCTGTCCTAATCTTGTTCGTACGGATCCTACAGATATATGCGGCATCAG AATGCAAATCAAAGAACATAACCTGCGCTGAAATCCGTGTTGCTGAGGGATTTAGATATGAACATGAATGCCCAGAAGGAAGTGAGATTGCTCTTGAACGAAACAATAAG ATGAATTTCGGTTCTGCTGATCTACGCAAACAGTTGTTTAACTTTTTGCCACCAGTAGTGAAAATGGATAACCATTCAGTGATCACAGAAGACTGCCAGGATCTTAACATTACATGCACACTTACTACT GAAAACCTCGAAAAACTAGCCGGAGAAAAGTGCGTGAATTTCAAATCCATCCCTG CAGAGAATTTTCCACCAGGCAATCCAAGTGTGAGTCCTGGGCCACCAATCCAGCATCAAAGAAACCTTGGAT GGATTGCAGTTCTGGTGATCCTACTTGTTATCTTTGGACTAACGTCTTACTACTGCTGGAAAAACCATAAGAG AGGTGGGATAGTCAACTGTCTCCAAAG AAACCAAGAAGGAAGTGGATTCCCAATAGTTCAAACAGGAGATTTAGAGGGACAAAACAATGCTGACGTCAG GAATGGAGAAGATCCACGTGGATGTGGTGAAAATGACAGAGACGCACTTCAAAGTGTTATGAG TGGAAACAAGGGATCTCCCAACACCACCACTCCGTCTGATCACAATCCAATGAACGG GAAGATGAATGAGGAGCCAGGCGGAATAAATGGAACTAAAGGAcgaggaaat ATCAGGGAGCTGAATGGTAGAGGGGCTGCTGCTCATCATCACACTGAAGAACAACCACTGCTGCCAGATCAGCA AACTGCCAATGGAGATTTCAACAGGTCTTATGTTGCTGTGACTTTGGTGAACGAGCTTAGCTCCAA
- the LOC116736126 gene encoding uncharacterized protein LOC116736126 isoform X4, producing the protein MTFRIFGKISVLILFVRILQIYAASECKSKNITCAEIRVAEGFRYEHECPEGSEIALERNNKMNFGSADLRKQLFNFLPPVVKMDNHSVITEDCQDLNITCTLTTENLEKLAGEKCVNFKSIPAENFPPGNPSVSPGPPIQHQRNLGWIAVLVILLVIFGLTSYYCWKNHKRGGIVNCLQRNQEGSGFPIVQTGDLEGQNNADVRNGEDPRGCGENDRDALQSVMRTANGDFNRSYVAVTLVNELSSNQEPVTRCSATPDADVESTYSEKPTN; encoded by the exons ATGACCTTCAGAATATTTGGCAAGATTTCTGTCCTAATCTTGTTCGTACGGATCCTACAGATATATGCGGCATCAG AATGCAAATCAAAGAACATAACCTGCGCTGAAATCCGTGTTGCTGAGGGATTTAGATATGAACATGAATGCCCAGAAGGAAGTGAGATTGCTCTTGAACGAAACAATAAG ATGAATTTCGGTTCTGCTGATCTACGCAAACAGTTGTTTAACTTTTTGCCACCAGTAGTGAAAATGGATAACCATTCAGTGATCACAGAAGACTGCCAGGATCTTAACATTACATGCACACTTACTACT GAAAACCTCGAAAAACTAGCCGGAGAAAAGTGCGTGAATTTCAAATCCATCCCTG CAGAGAATTTTCCACCAGGCAATCCAAGTGTGAGTCCTGGGCCACCAATCCAGCATCAAAGAAACCTTGGAT GGATTGCAGTTCTGGTGATCCTACTTGTTATCTTTGGACTAACGTCTTACTACTGCTGGAAAAACCATAAGAG AGGTGGGATAGTCAACTGTCTCCAAAG AAACCAAGAAGGAAGTGGATTCCCAATAGTTCAAACAGGAGATTTAGAGGGACAAAACAATGCTGACGTCAG GAATGGAGAAGATCCACGTGGATGTGGTGAAAATGACAGAGACGCACTTCAAAGTGTTATGAG AACTGCCAATGGAGATTTCAACAGGTCTTATGTTGCTGTGACTTTGGTGAACGAGCTTAGCTCCAA
- the LOC116736126 gene encoding uncharacterized protein LOC116736126 isoform X1, with product MTFRIFGKISVLILFVRILQIYAASECKSKNITCAEIRVAEGFRYEHECPEGSEIALERNNKMNFGSADLRKQLFNFLPPVVKMDNHSVITEDCQDLNITCTLTTENLEKLAGEKCVNFKSIPAENFPPGNPSVSPGPPIQHQRNLGWIAVLVILLVIFGLTSYYCWKNHKRGGIVNCLQRNQEGSGFPIVQTGDLEGQNNADVRNGEDPRGCGENDRDALQSVMSGNKGSPNTTTPSDHNPMNGFRKMNEEPGGINGTKGRGNIRELNGRGAAAHHHTEEQPLLPDQQTANGDFNRSYVAVTLVNELSSNQEPVTRCSATPDADVESTYSEKPTN from the exons ATGACCTTCAGAATATTTGGCAAGATTTCTGTCCTAATCTTGTTCGTACGGATCCTACAGATATATGCGGCATCAG AATGCAAATCAAAGAACATAACCTGCGCTGAAATCCGTGTTGCTGAGGGATTTAGATATGAACATGAATGCCCAGAAGGAAGTGAGATTGCTCTTGAACGAAACAATAAG ATGAATTTCGGTTCTGCTGATCTACGCAAACAGTTGTTTAACTTTTTGCCACCAGTAGTGAAAATGGATAACCATTCAGTGATCACAGAAGACTGCCAGGATCTTAACATTACATGCACACTTACTACT GAAAACCTCGAAAAACTAGCCGGAGAAAAGTGCGTGAATTTCAAATCCATCCCTG CAGAGAATTTTCCACCAGGCAATCCAAGTGTGAGTCCTGGGCCACCAATCCAGCATCAAAGAAACCTTGGAT GGATTGCAGTTCTGGTGATCCTACTTGTTATCTTTGGACTAACGTCTTACTACTGCTGGAAAAACCATAAGAG AGGTGGGATAGTCAACTGTCTCCAAAG AAACCAAGAAGGAAGTGGATTCCCAATAGTTCAAACAGGAGATTTAGAGGGACAAAACAATGCTGACGTCAG GAATGGAGAAGATCCACGTGGATGTGGTGAAAATGACAGAGACGCACTTCAAAGTGTTATGAG TGGAAACAAGGGATCTCCCAACACCACCACTCCGTCTGATCACAATCCAATGAACGG CTTTAGGAAGATGAATGAGGAGCCAGGCGGAATAAATGGAACTAAAGGAcgaggaaat ATCAGGGAGCTGAATGGTAGAGGGGCTGCTGCTCATCATCACACTGAAGAACAACCACTGCTGCCAGATCAGCA AACTGCCAATGGAGATTTCAACAGGTCTTATGTTGCTGTGACTTTGGTGAACGAGCTTAGCTCCAA
- the LOC116736126 gene encoding uncharacterized protein LOC116736126 isoform X2, whose amino-acid sequence MTFRIFGKISVLILFVRILQIYAASECKSKNITCAEIRVAEGFRYEHECPEGSEIALERNNKMNFGSADLRKQLFNFLPPVVKMDNHSVITEDCQDLNITCTLTTENLEKLAGEKCVNFKSIPENFPPGNPSVSPGPPIQHQRNLGWIAVLVILLVIFGLTSYYCWKNHKRGGIVNCLQRNQEGSGFPIVQTGDLEGQNNADVRNGEDPRGCGENDRDALQSVMSGNKGSPNTTTPSDHNPMNGFRKMNEEPGGINGTKGRGNIRELNGRGAAAHHHTEEQPLLPDQQTANGDFNRSYVAVTLVNELSSNQEPVTRCSATPDADVESTYSEKPTN is encoded by the exons ATGACCTTCAGAATATTTGGCAAGATTTCTGTCCTAATCTTGTTCGTACGGATCCTACAGATATATGCGGCATCAG AATGCAAATCAAAGAACATAACCTGCGCTGAAATCCGTGTTGCTGAGGGATTTAGATATGAACATGAATGCCCAGAAGGAAGTGAGATTGCTCTTGAACGAAACAATAAG ATGAATTTCGGTTCTGCTGATCTACGCAAACAGTTGTTTAACTTTTTGCCACCAGTAGTGAAAATGGATAACCATTCAGTGATCACAGAAGACTGCCAGGATCTTAACATTACATGCACACTTACTACT GAAAACCTCGAAAAACTAGCCGGAGAAAAGTGCGTGAATTTCAAATCCATCCCTG AGAATTTTCCACCAGGCAATCCAAGTGTGAGTCCTGGGCCACCAATCCAGCATCAAAGAAACCTTGGAT GGATTGCAGTTCTGGTGATCCTACTTGTTATCTTTGGACTAACGTCTTACTACTGCTGGAAAAACCATAAGAG AGGTGGGATAGTCAACTGTCTCCAAAG AAACCAAGAAGGAAGTGGATTCCCAATAGTTCAAACAGGAGATTTAGAGGGACAAAACAATGCTGACGTCAG GAATGGAGAAGATCCACGTGGATGTGGTGAAAATGACAGAGACGCACTTCAAAGTGTTATGAG TGGAAACAAGGGATCTCCCAACACCACCACTCCGTCTGATCACAATCCAATGAACGG CTTTAGGAAGATGAATGAGGAGCCAGGCGGAATAAATGGAACTAAAGGAcgaggaaat ATCAGGGAGCTGAATGGTAGAGGGGCTGCTGCTCATCATCACACTGAAGAACAACCACTGCTGCCAGATCAGCA AACTGCCAATGGAGATTTCAACAGGTCTTATGTTGCTGTGACTTTGGTGAACGAGCTTAGCTCCAA